From one Halothece sp. PCC 7418 genomic stretch:
- a CDS encoding EI24 domain-containing protein has product MLRLLSGFGLVTGATYPFRAIALLLRKPSLWQYLIIPIFVNLILGILLYGSSLYWGWQGVEALTTQLSQSLDQLIAELPNWLSFLEYIILFFSWLLRTLITIILLILIGFVLLQFGSVIGSPWYGKLSEQVEKQRLGNVTLIDVGIFKDIARALLFEIKKLLLALTVGIILFLAGFIPGVGGILTTLGGLTLTATLVCLDCFDSTLERRRLLFRDKLKTVYRNLPASGSFSLLCLVLISVPLLNLITIPLCIMAGTLFLCDRVFAHSR; this is encoded by the coding sequence ATGTTGAGGTTATTGAGCGGATTTGGACTGGTCACGGGTGCAACTTATCCCTTCCGCGCGATCGCGCTGCTCTTACGAAAACCCAGTTTATGGCAATATTTAATCATCCCCATCTTTGTCAATCTGATCTTAGGCATTCTGCTTTATGGCAGTTCCTTATACTGGGGATGGCAAGGAGTAGAAGCCCTAACTACACAACTGTCCCAGAGTTTAGACCAATTGATTGCCGAGTTGCCCAACTGGTTGAGTTTCCTAGAATATATCATTCTCTTTTTCAGTTGGTTACTACGCACCCTGATCACCATTATTTTATTGATCCTCATTGGCTTTGTGCTTCTCCAGTTTGGGAGTGTGATCGGTTCTCCGTGGTATGGCAAATTATCGGAACAAGTGGAGAAACAGCGTCTGGGAAACGTCACCCTTATTGATGTCGGTATTTTTAAAGACATTGCGCGAGCCTTACTCTTTGAAATCAAAAAGCTACTACTCGCGCTGACAGTCGGAATTATCTTATTTTTAGCGGGATTTATTCCGGGAGTCGGTGGAATCCTAACCACCCTTGGTGGGCTTACCCTCACCGCCACTTTAGTTTGTCTAGACTGTTTTGATAGCACTCTAGAGCGACGACGTTTATTATTTCGGGATAAATTAAAAACCGTTTATCGGAATTTACCAGCAAGTGGAAGTTTCAGTTTACTCTGCTTAGTTCTAATTAGTGTCCCCCTGTTAAACTTAATCACGATTCCGCTCTGTATTATGGCAGGAACTCTATTTTTATGTGATCGGGTTTTTGCTCACTCTCGTTAA
- a CDS encoding N-6 DNA methylase yields the protein MTQFEYISGIEKDLWSAADTLRSNSNYASNEYFLPVMGLIFLRHAYSRFLQVKKEIEKDLPKRGGKTRALKKEDFSQKGAIFLKPEAQFDYLVSLPDGNERANAIFQAMESIEKDYETLSGILPKSEYQNIEDDVLGQLLRLLDPKELKQLESESSKQVSGDVFGRIYEYFLMKFADMQAHDGGEFFTPFSLVSLIVNVIEPDEGTVFDPACGSGGMFVQSAKLVEESNKSLGKITFRGLEKNQTTIRLAKMNLAVHGLEGNIQQAITYYDDPLKLAGKADYVMANPPFNVDEVDAEKVENDSRLKFGLPGVNKNKKVSNGNYLWISYFYSYLNEQGRAGFVMSSQASSAGGDEAKVREALIKTGAVELIIAIRGGFFYSRSVPCELWFLNRAKPEAMQDKVLMIDARQVYRQVTRRIYDFSPEQLKNLVSIVRLYRGESDRFLGLVQGYFKQMLQEGKTCADVFLNFQEAISQFQAQIEPFLSLHNAHLEGENIVPNSSLKEENIPPNSSLEEENIPPNSSLKEENIPPNPPLKGGDIEFCNGYETLKSDCEAFTDKFLSYLTPPEAEATALNNFIEQVQALAETSRDLVKQVDLVYKLAGRVVEHGEENLKAKESEVWDTKKVKSSLKNVDASRQEFVKQLKQVRYFFQQGQWLMVRFPEGTLQDVDGLVKLVDLEELKANDWSLTPGRYVGVAPEEEEEDFDFEEALRSIHVELKDLNEEAVNLAKEIEKNFEELGI from the coding sequence ATGACGCAATTTGAATACATCAGTGGAATTGAAAAAGACCTCTGGTCAGCAGCAGATACACTGCGATCGAACTCTAACTATGCGAGTAACGAATATTTTTTGCCTGTGATGGGGCTGATTTTCCTGCGTCATGCTTACAGTCGCTTTTTGCAGGTAAAGAAAGAGATTGAGAAGGATTTACCGAAACGAGGCGGGAAAACAAGGGCGTTAAAGAAAGAAGACTTTTCCCAGAAAGGGGCGATATTCCTCAAGCCAGAGGCACAGTTTGATTATTTGGTGTCCTTACCTGATGGGAATGAACGGGCAAATGCTATTTTTCAGGCGATGGAGTCCATTGAAAAGGATTATGAGACGTTAAGCGGGATTTTGCCCAAGTCTGAATACCAAAATATTGAAGATGATGTTCTAGGACAGCTTTTGCGGTTACTAGACCCAAAGGAGTTAAAACAGTTAGAGTCCGAAAGTTCTAAGCAAGTTTCAGGGGACGTTTTCGGACGGATTTACGAGTATTTTTTGATGAAGTTTGCTGATATGCAAGCCCATGATGGGGGTGAGTTCTTTACGCCGTTTTCTTTAGTTTCTCTCATTGTAAATGTGATTGAACCTGATGAAGGGACTGTTTTTGATCCTGCTTGTGGGTCGGGAGGAATGTTTGTTCAAAGTGCGAAGTTGGTTGAAGAGTCTAATAAAAGTCTTGGCAAGATCACGTTTCGAGGATTGGAAAAGAACCAGACAACCATCCGTTTGGCAAAGATGAATCTGGCGGTTCATGGATTAGAAGGAAATATTCAACAGGCAATTACTTATTATGATGATCCTTTGAAATTAGCGGGAAAAGCTGATTATGTCATGGCTAATCCACCGTTTAATGTTGACGAAGTAGATGCGGAAAAAGTAGAAAATGATTCCCGTTTAAAGTTTGGTCTTCCTGGAGTCAATAAGAACAAAAAGGTTTCTAATGGAAACTATCTCTGGATTAGTTATTTTTACAGTTATTTGAACGAACAAGGACGGGCTGGCTTTGTCATGTCGTCTCAGGCTTCTAGTGCGGGGGGTGATGAAGCAAAGGTTAGAGAAGCTCTAATTAAAACGGGGGCTGTGGAGTTAATTATTGCCATTCGGGGAGGCTTTTTCTATTCGCGATCGGTTCCCTGTGAGTTATGGTTTTTGAATCGCGCCAAGCCTGAAGCAATGCAGGATAAAGTCTTGATGATTGATGCGCGTCAAGTTTACCGCCAAGTCACACGAAGAATTTACGATTTTTCCCCTGAACAGTTAAAGAATCTTGTGTCGATTGTTCGGCTTTATCGGGGAGAATCCGATCGCTTTCTGGGGTTAGTTCAAGGCTATTTTAAGCAGATGTTGCAGGAAGGAAAAACTTGTGCTGATGTTTTCCTGAATTTCCAAGAAGCGATTTCTCAGTTTCAAGCACAAATTGAACCATTTTTAAGTCTCCATAATGCCCATCTAGAAGGGGAAAATATCGTGCCTAACTCTTCTTTGAAAGAGGAAAATATCCCCCCTAACTCTTCTTTGGAAGAGGAAAATATCCCCCCTAACTCTTCTTTGAAAGAGGAAAATATCCCCCCTAACCCCCCTTTGAAAGGGGGGGACATAGAATTTTGCAATGGATACGAAACGCTTAAAAGTGATTGTGAAGCGTTCACGGATAAATTCTTAAGTTATTTAACACCACCTGAAGCAGAAGCGACTGCATTAAATAATTTTATTGAACAAGTGCAAGCCTTAGCGGAAACCAGCCGTGATTTAGTTAAACAAGTGGATTTAGTTTATAAATTAGCAGGTCGTGTGGTTGAACATGGCGAGGAAAACTTAAAGGCGAAAGAAAGCGAAGTTTGGGACACAAAAAAGGTTAAAAGTTCTCTGAAAAATGTTGATGCTTCCCGTCAGGAATTTGTGAAGCAATTAAAGCAAGTTCGCTATTTCTTCCAACAGGGACAATGGTTGATGGTGCGGTTTCCAGAAGGAACATTACAAGATGTGGATGGGTTGGTAAAACTGGTTGATTTGGAGGAATTAAAAGCGAATGACTGGAGTTTAACCCCTGGGCGTTATGTAGGCGTTGCGCCAGAGGAGGAGGAAGAAGATTTTGATTTTGAGGAGGCGTTAAGAAGCATTCATGTTGAGTTAAAAGATTTGAATGAGGAGGCGGTTAATTTAGCAAAAGAAATTGAAAAGAATTTTGAGGAGTTGGGGATATAA
- the fabD gene encoding ACP S-malonyltransferase, producing the protein MTKLAFVFPGQGSQTIGMEADLVETSLGKEKFEKAEEILGWSVLETCRQDEANLSRTLYTQPCLYVVESILIDLLLDKAGYLPQYVAGHSLGEYSALYAARVFSFEAGLRLVQQRAKLMDTAAGGKMVALMKIDRAQLDSALDKNNDVVLANDNSPQQVVISGTPEAVDSILSEVKAKRAVPLNVSGAFHSPLMASVAQDYKQLLDEVSFGEAIVPVLSNVNPTPTIDATELKTRLMEQMTGTVRWRETLLKLAEEDVSQLIEVGPGNVLTGLCKRTCPEMELQNISRAAECQL; encoded by the coding sequence ATGACTAAACTTGCTTTTGTTTTTCCTGGACAAGGATCGCAAACCATTGGCATGGAAGCCGATTTAGTAGAAACCTCTCTTGGGAAAGAAAAATTTGAAAAAGCAGAAGAAATTTTAGGCTGGTCTGTCCTTGAGACCTGTCGTCAAGATGAAGCGAATCTTTCTCGTACCCTCTACACCCAACCCTGTCTCTATGTGGTCGAGTCCATCCTCATTGACCTTTTGCTTGATAAAGCGGGATATTTACCCCAATATGTCGCTGGTCATAGCTTAGGGGAATACAGCGCCTTATATGCAGCCCGTGTGTTTAGTTTTGAAGCAGGGTTGCGCTTAGTGCAACAACGGGCAAAACTGATGGATACTGCAGCCGGGGGCAAAATGGTCGCCCTGATGAAAATCGATCGCGCTCAATTAGACTCAGCACTTGACAAAAACAATGATGTTGTGCTAGCAAACGACAACAGCCCCCAACAAGTGGTTATTTCGGGAACGCCAGAAGCAGTGGATTCGATTCTCTCGGAAGTCAAAGCCAAACGAGCCGTCCCTTTAAATGTCTCTGGGGCGTTCCATTCTCCCCTCATGGCTAGTGTCGCTCAAGACTATAAACAACTTCTTGATGAGGTTTCTTTTGGTGAAGCGATTGTTCCCGTTTTATCCAACGTTAATCCGACCCCAACTATTGATGCAACGGAACTCAAAACCCGTCTCATGGAACAAATGACAGGAACAGTCCGTTGGCGAGAAACCCTCTTAAAACTTGCTGAGGAAGACGTTTCACAATTAATTGAAGTCGGACCGGGTAATGTCTTAACAGGCTTATGCAAGCGCACTTGTCCTGAGATGGAACTGCAAAATATTTCTCGGGCTGCAGAGTGCCAACTCTAG
- a CDS encoding cation:proton antiporter translates to MEAEAIEVAELPNILVVGLFLMFGGRAYAIARYLRLPRVTLLVISGIIIGPSVLDLVPDEIVGLFPIMSYIALSMIAFRLGETFINFDLIKSGPRIFTISLGKTIVASSLVFTIAYLVQDDLVLALLLAGLAPASAPAATLDVISETKSKGALTDTIIRVLAVDNILGITLFSILLVVAEVVAGAGDPSAEVISGAWEIGGAFLLGLAIGWPMARLAGRLKKGKPSLLEITGFLLLCAGLAYQLEVSYLLACIVLGATVAKNRAQPKQNIFTTIEEVSEPFLVIFFLLAGCELDITALASLGLIGILYVLARCLGFVIGGGIAARLVNAEPVVQENIGWSLFPQAGVALGLAVLTLPHFPGLGQFLVSIIVSTTVVFELFGPTVTQWRLFKAKEAAEAVEAAASDDLPFVQKSK, encoded by the coding sequence ATGGAAGCAGAAGCGATAGAAGTTGCGGAACTGCCAAATATTTTAGTGGTCGGTTTATTTTTGATGTTTGGGGGGCGGGCTTATGCCATTGCTCGTTATCTGCGTTTGCCTCGTGTTACTTTACTGGTCATCTCAGGCATTATCATTGGTCCCTCTGTACTGGATTTAGTCCCTGATGAAATTGTAGGACTGTTCCCAATCATGTCTTACATTGCCCTTTCGATGATTGCCTTTCGGTTAGGGGAAACCTTTATTAACTTTGATTTGATCAAAAGCGGTCCAAGGATTTTTACAATTTCCTTAGGGAAGACAATAGTTGCTTCCTCTTTAGTATTTACGATTGCTTATCTTGTCCAAGATGATTTGGTTTTGGCATTATTACTCGCAGGATTAGCCCCTGCTTCCGCCCCAGCAGCGACTCTAGATGTCATTAGTGAAACCAAGTCTAAAGGAGCATTAACCGATACCATTATTCGTGTCCTTGCTGTTGATAATATTCTCGGCATTACCCTGTTTAGTATTTTATTAGTTGTTGCAGAAGTTGTTGCTGGTGCTGGAGATCCTTCTGCTGAAGTAATATCGGGAGCTTGGGAAATCGGTGGCGCATTTCTTCTCGGTTTAGCCATTGGTTGGCCCATGGCTCGTTTAGCGGGACGCTTGAAAAAAGGAAAACCGAGTTTATTAGAAATTACTGGCTTTCTGTTACTCTGTGCTGGTTTGGCTTATCAGTTAGAGGTGTCTTATCTCCTGGCTTGTATTGTTTTAGGGGCGACTGTGGCGAAAAACCGCGCTCAACCGAAGCAAAATATCTTTACCACCATTGAAGAAGTGAGCGAACCTTTCCTCGTCATTTTCTTCCTGCTGGCTGGCTGTGAACTGGATATCACCGCTCTAGCTAGTTTAGGTTTAATTGGTATTTTGTATGTCTTGGCGCGTTGTTTGGGCTTTGTGATCGGCGGTGGGATTGCTGCTCGTTTGGTAAACGCCGAACCCGTTGTTCAAGAAAATATTGGTTGGAGTTTATTTCCGCAAGCAGGGGTTGCTTTAGGGTTAGCGGTGTTAACTTTACCCCATTTCCCAGGTTTAGGTCAGTTTCTGGTTTCTATTATTGTCAGTACAACGGTTGTCTTTGAATTATTTGGCCCCACAGTAACCCAATGGCGCTTATTCAAAGCGAAAGAAGCAGCAGAAGCTGTGGAAGCAGCAGCAAGTGATGACCTGCCCTTTGTTCAGAAAAGTAAGTAA
- a CDS encoding endonuclease domain-containing protein gives MSNIKQGKYFLPYNEKLTEQAKAMRKNPTPAERKLWQFLRTFPLKMWRQKPIDNFIVDFYCPKLKLVIEVDGEGHFTRDGMAYDAERTKVLEGYGLRVVRFTNDQVLREFEAVCEEIMGFIPPSPPSEGGIRMIGRCWEYEAV, from the coding sequence ATGTCCAACATCAAACAAGGTAAATACTTTCTACCATACAACGAAAAACTAACGGAACAAGCCAAAGCAATGCGGAAAAATCCCACACCCGCAGAACGAAAACTCTGGCAATTTTTAAGAACATTTCCTCTAAAAATGTGGCGACAAAAACCCATTGATAATTTTATTGTTGATTTTTATTGTCCGAAATTAAAATTGGTGATCGAGGTTGATGGTGAGGGTCATTTTACACGAGATGGAATGGCTTATGATGCTGAAAGAACGAAGGTTTTAGAGGGGTATGGTTTGCGGGTGGTTCGCTTTACGAATGATCAGGTGTTGCGTGAGTTTGAGGCGGTTTGTGAGGAGATTATGGGGTTTATCCCCCCTAGCCCCCCTTCGGAAGGGGGAATAAGAATGATCGGGAGGTGTTGGGAATATGAAGCAGTCTGA
- a CDS encoding type I restriction endonuclease subunit R: MSYSEETLVQTTTANYLHDELEWESIYAYNQEDYGENSLLGRENRKQIILTRYLERKLRELNPNHPDEAYQEAIRTLTDYSVSQSLFKINQEKHNLLRDGIQVSYRNEKGETVKPILNVFDFETPTNNHFLAVRELWIEGKLYLRRADLVCFVNGIPLIFMELKNIWRSLRAAYEENYKDYLDTIPQLFYYNAIVVFGNGKDAKMGTIGSRFEYFQDWKRLQESDAGVVNMETLLKGVCQKNNLLDLFENFILFDDSSQETVKIIARNHQYLGVNNAIKAVKNRQTLERKLGVFWHTQGSGKSYSMVFFVRKVRRKLGGNFSFVVCTDREDLDNQIYNTFAGCGLANNDRDPCRATSSNNLKQLLQERKACIFTLIQKFKQAVDPNEPYNERDDIIIISDEAHRSQYGNLALNQRNALPNASFIGFTGTPLFQNDEITSRYFGDYVSTYDFQRAVEDNATVPLYYDARGDKLEIATNDVNERIAEKLEALEVEGDVERRIQQALKSSYGVITAEPRLDAIAQDFVRHYANGWEMGKAMFVCIDKITCVRMYEKITHYWQEEINRLQQQLNSITDQQEAVYKQRQIEWMEETIASVVVSQDQGEVQKFREWGLEEELNFHRNRINNGFELTDGKLISLETAFKDANHPFRIAIVCAMWLTGFDVPCLSTLYLDKPLKAHTLMQAIARANRVYEGKNNGLIVDYCGILQNLREALATFAGTGDEGREEEDQRVNPAKSQEHLLEELQSAIDEVREFLRDRNASLDAILEETGFARNAAIITAKEAINEDSETRKRFRILCRHVFRKFTASTNITGINDYRKVYDAIKLLDKELETDEQVTDINQVLRELYQTVGETIEVRNTNTEDGELYDISQINFERLKEEFRKSSQPRTTVQNLKQAVENRLSQMINRNSSRIDYQRRYEEIIDRYNQEKDRLTIEQTFEELFNFIQDLNEEEQRSTREGLSEEALAIFDLLKKPNLEQSELKHIKQVASNLLQLLKEEISQLDQWYEKESTRDRINGKIYDFLYSEETGLPVESYEEEDIADKTKVIFLHAMQVYQTVPSPCYQDAA, translated from the coding sequence ATGAGTTATAGCGAAGAAACCCTCGTTCAAACCACCACCGCCAACTATTTACATGATGAACTCGAATGGGAATCGATCTACGCTTATAATCAAGAAGACTATGGCGAAAATAGCCTTCTCGGACGGGAAAATCGCAAACAAATTATCCTCACTCGCTACTTAGAAAGAAAACTGCGAGAATTGAATCCCAATCATCCCGACGAAGCCTATCAAGAAGCAATTCGCACTTTAACCGATTATAGCGTTAGCCAAAGTTTATTTAAGATTAACCAAGAAAAACACAACCTCCTCAGAGATGGAATACAAGTTAGTTATCGCAACGAAAAAGGGGAAACCGTTAAACCAATTCTGAATGTTTTTGATTTCGAGACTCCCACAAATAATCATTTTTTAGCAGTGCGGGAACTTTGGATTGAGGGGAAATTATACCTGAGAAGAGCCGATCTCGTTTGTTTTGTAAATGGGATTCCGCTAATTTTTATGGAATTAAAAAACATTTGGCGTTCCCTTCGCGCTGCTTACGAGGAAAATTATAAAGATTATCTGGACACTATTCCTCAATTATTTTATTACAACGCCATTGTTGTTTTCGGAAATGGTAAAGATGCAAAGATGGGAACAATTGGTTCTCGCTTTGAATATTTCCAAGACTGGAAACGCTTACAAGAAAGCGATGCTGGTGTCGTGAATATGGAAACCTTACTCAAAGGAGTCTGTCAGAAAAATAATCTTCTTGATCTGTTTGAAAACTTTATTCTCTTTGATGATTCTTCCCAAGAGACGGTTAAAATTATCGCTCGCAATCATCAGTATTTGGGAGTCAATAACGCGATCAAAGCTGTAAAAAACCGTCAAACACTAGAACGCAAACTAGGCGTATTTTGGCATACTCAAGGCTCTGGAAAAAGTTATTCGATGGTCTTTTTTGTGCGGAAAGTTCGGCGCAAGTTAGGCGGAAACTTTAGTTTTGTGGTCTGTACTGACCGTGAAGACCTCGACAATCAAATTTATAATACCTTTGCAGGCTGTGGATTGGCAAACAACGATCGCGATCCTTGTCGCGCTACCAGTTCCAATAATTTAAAACAATTACTGCAAGAACGCAAAGCCTGTATTTTCACTCTGATCCAAAAGTTTAAGCAAGCGGTTGATCCCAATGAACCCTACAATGAACGAGATGACATCATTATTATCAGTGATGAAGCACACCGTAGCCAATATGGAAACCTTGCATTAAATCAACGTAACGCTTTACCCAACGCCAGCTTTATCGGGTTTACAGGAACGCCTCTTTTCCAAAATGATGAAATCACCAGCCGTTATTTTGGGGATTATGTCTCCACTTACGACTTCCAACGGGCGGTGGAAGATAACGCCACTGTTCCCCTTTATTACGACGCACGAGGGGATAAACTGGAAATTGCGACTAATGATGTTAATGAACGCATCGCAGAAAAACTCGAAGCATTAGAAGTTGAGGGAGATGTGGAGAGACGCATTCAGCAAGCGTTAAAGAGTTCTTATGGTGTGATTACAGCAGAACCGAGACTGGACGCGATCGCGCAGGATTTTGTGAGACATTACGCCAACGGTTGGGAAATGGGAAAAGCGATGTTTGTCTGCATCGACAAAATAACTTGTGTGCGGATGTATGAGAAAATAACCCATTATTGGCAAGAGGAAATTAACCGACTCCAACAACAATTAAACAGCATCACCGACCAACAAGAAGCAGTTTACAAACAACGTCAAATCGAATGGATGGAAGAAACCATCGCCTCTGTTGTCGTCAGTCAAGATCAGGGAGAAGTGCAAAAGTTTCGGGAGTGGGGATTAGAAGAAGAACTCAACTTTCATCGTAACCGCATTAATAACGGATTTGAACTCACAGACGGAAAACTAATTAGTCTCGAAACGGCGTTTAAGGATGCTAATCATCCCTTTCGGATCGCGATCGTTTGTGCAATGTGGTTAACTGGTTTTGATGTTCCCTGCCTTTCTACACTCTATCTCGATAAACCGCTAAAAGCCCATACTTTAATGCAAGCGATCGCACGGGCGAATCGGGTTTATGAAGGAAAAAATAACGGTTTAATTGTTGATTATTGCGGGATTCTGCAAAACTTAAGAGAAGCCCTCGCCACATTTGCAGGAACAGGAGATGAAGGAAGAGAAGAAGAGGATCAAAGAGTGAATCCTGCAAAGTCACAGGAACATCTTTTAGAGGAATTACAAAGCGCGATCGATGAAGTAAGGGAATTTTTGCGCGATCGAAATGCGTCTTTAGATGCCATTCTAGAAGAAACAGGTTTTGCCCGTAATGCTGCGATTATAACGGCAAAAGAAGCGATTAATGAAGATAGCGAAACTCGTAAACGCTTTAGAATTTTATGTCGCCACGTCTTTCGGAAGTTCACCGCAAGTACGAATATTACTGGAATTAATGACTATCGTAAAGTCTATGATGCAATTAAATTACTGGATAAGGAATTAGAAACCGACGAACAAGTTACTGACATTAATCAAGTGTTGAGGGAACTGTATCAAACCGTTGGCGAAACCATTGAAGTTAGGAACACCAACACAGAAGATGGCGAACTTTATGATATCAGTCAGATTAATTTTGAACGTCTTAAAGAAGAGTTTCGCAAAAGTTCTCAACCGCGAACTACTGTCCAAAATCTCAAACAAGCGGTTGAAAACCGACTCAGCCAGATGATTAATCGCAATAGTTCCCGCATTGATTATCAAAGACGTTATGAAGAAATCATCGATCGTTATAACCAAGAAAAAGACCGTTTAACGATTGAACAAACCTTTGAAGAACTGTTTAATTTTATCCAAGACTTAAACGAAGAAGAACAGCGATCAACTCGTGAAGGCTTAAGCGAAGAAGCCCTTGCCATTTTTGATTTACTGAAAAAGCCAAATCTCGAACAATCAGAACTTAAACATATTAAACAAGTGGCGAGTAACTTGTTGCAATTATTAAAAGAAGAAATCAGCCAATTAGATCAATGGTATGAGAAAGAATCTACGCGCGATCGGATTAATGGCAAAATTTATGATTTTCTCTACAGTGAAGAAACGGGTTTACCCGTAGAGAGTTATGAAGAAGAAGACATTGCAGATAAGACAAAAGTTATTTTCCTTCATGCCATGCAAGTTTATCAAACTGTTCCTTCCCCTTGTTATCAAGATGCTGCCTGA
- a CDS encoding restriction endonuclease subunit S — protein MKQSEKRLDELGIVGRGRSRHRPRDAEHLYGGKYPFIQTGDVKHSNLYITQYSQTYSEAGLAQSKLWKAGTLCITIAANIAETGILGIDACFPDSIIGFTPDPEKANVKFIKYLFDALLKKRYKLFTQGAAQDNLSQSKLLSIKFPVPDIKTQNKIADILSKYDDLIENNRRRIELLEESARLLYREWFVHLRFPGHEHSPIIDGIPEGWELKKIEDIADITMGQSPKSEYYNNEGLGLPFHQGVSDFSTRFPSTSKYCNKGSRYAEEGDILFSVRAPVGRINISLEKIVIGRGLAAIRSKCNQQNFLFYQLKNYFFREDMIGSGAIFASIRKDDLKKVELLTPSENLIQLFINQVTKIDKQIRTLYLQNQKLSQARDLLLPRLMNGEITV, from the coding sequence ATGAAGCAGTCTGAAAAGAGATTAGATGAACTTGGAATTGTTGGTCGTGGTAGATCAAGACATAGACCTCGTGATGCTGAACATCTTTATGGTGGAAAATATCCCTTTATTCAAACAGGAGATGTAAAGCATTCAAATCTCTATATTACTCAGTATTCTCAAACATATAGTGAAGCTGGACTGGCACAAAGTAAACTATGGAAAGCTGGAACTCTTTGTATTACGATCGCTGCTAATATTGCTGAAACTGGAATTTTAGGAATAGATGCTTGTTTCCCTGATAGTATTATAGGTTTTACTCCTGATCCTGAAAAAGCAAACGTTAAGTTCATAAAATATCTTTTTGATGCGTTACTAAAGAAAAGATATAAGTTATTTACACAAGGAGCAGCGCAAGATAATTTAAGTCAGTCAAAATTACTCTCTATCAAATTTCCAGTTCCAGATATTAAAACTCAGAATAAAATCGCAGATATTCTATCAAAATATGATGATTTAATCGAAAATAATCGCCGTCGCATTGAGTTATTAGAGGAGTCGGCGCGTCTGCTGTATCGGGAATGGTTTGTTCATCTGCGCTTCCCTGGTCACGAACACTCTCCTATTATTGATGGTATTCCTGAAGGTTGGGAACTCAAAAAAATTGAAGATATCGCAGACATTACTATGGGACAAAGCCCAAAATCTGAATACTATAATAATGAGGGGTTAGGTTTACCTTTCCATCAAGGAGTGTCTGACTTCAGCACAAGATTTCCTAGCACAAGTAAGTATTGCAATAAAGGTTCGAGATATGCAGAAGAAGGAGATATCTTGTTTAGTGTTCGTGCGCCTGTTGGACGAATAAATATTAGCTTAGAGAAAATTGTTATTGGTCGTGGTTTAGCTGCAATAAGATCAAAATGTAATCAGCAAAATTTCTTATTTTATCAATTAAAAAACTATTTTTTTAGAGAAGATATGATCGGAAGTGGTGCTATATTTGCTTCGATTAGAAAAGATGACTTAAAGAAAGTAGAGTTGTTAACTCCTTCGGAAAATTTAATTCAGTTATTTATCAATCAAGTAACAAAGATTGATAAGCAAATAAGAACTTTATACCTACAAAATCAAAAACTATCACAAGCCCGTGATTTACTTTTACCACGTCTAATGAATGGAGAAATAACCGTATGA
- a CDS encoding TerD family protein — translation MGIQLTTGQRFSLKKQAPGLNALLCGLGWELAPRKGLKKLFKPDFDLDISVLCLNEEGKLQKNTDVVYYGNLTHPSGAISHLGDNLTGEHTTPNATEKHEEEEDDEEITDKEQILVTLPQVPKRVKKLVIVANIYEPSARRQNLGQVENAYVRLVDLEHEVEIARYNLSSDHYCSIETGIILAEIYRQPDNEGQWQVEVVAKGINVGSLQELAEQYS, via the coding sequence ATGGGAATTCAACTAACAACTGGACAACGCTTTTCTTTAAAGAAACAAGCCCCTGGCTTAAATGCACTATTGTGCGGTTTAGGTTGGGAGTTAGCCCCAAGAAAAGGTTTGAAAAAATTATTTAAACCAGATTTTGATTTAGATATTTCTGTTTTATGTCTCAATGAAGAAGGCAAATTACAAAAAAATACCGATGTTGTGTACTATGGCAACTTAACTCATCCTTCTGGAGCAATTAGCCATTTAGGCGATAATCTAACGGGTGAACATACAACTCCAAATGCGACAGAAAAACATGAAGAGGAGGAGGATGATGAAGAGATTACAGATAAAGAACAAATTTTAGTGACTCTCCCTCAAGTTCCCAAACGAGTCAAAAAATTAGTGATTGTGGCAAATATTTATGAGCCTTCTGCTCGTCGCCAAAATTTAGGGCAAGTGGAAAATGCTTATGTGCGCTTAGTGGATTTAGAACATGAGGTGGAAATTGCTCGTTATAACCTATCCAGTGACCATTATTGCAGTATTGAAACGGGAATCATCTTAGCAGAAATTTATCGTCAACCGGATAATGAGGGGCAGTGGCAAGTGGAAGTCGTTGCAAAAGGAATTAATGTTGGTAGTTTACAAGAGTTAGCAGAGCAGTATTCTTAA